In one Paenibacillus sp. JQZ6Y-1 genomic region, the following are encoded:
- a CDS encoding AraC family transcriptional regulator, with translation MSDKTYQVAPNPIFHDQGMLYVLFTGESQTPPSHRLGPKIYDYYLYHYVAAGRGQFITEDHTYTLRAGDSFLIHPGQLVSYVSDRQQPWHYHWVAFAGQQADELVKQAGFRASLPVARTATSNDQNGSSIRQYLQQMLQAFYTQKESSDLASLGYLHLIMAEAGELLTREAALPGAESITRRTVKQMIHYMSSQYAHPVSIEDMCSSIGYNRAYLSRIFKKETGMTPVTYLLKLRIDKARQLLRERPELSTQQIAASVGLTDALYFSKQFRRFYEVSPSQYRASIHPPER, from the coding sequence ATGTCCGATAAAACGTATCAAGTAGCACCCAATCCCATTTTCCATGATCAGGGCATGCTGTACGTACTGTTCACAGGCGAAAGTCAGACCCCGCCGTCACATCGACTTGGACCGAAGATTTACGATTATTATCTGTATCATTATGTCGCTGCCGGACGTGGGCAATTTATTACGGAAGATCATACGTATACCCTGCGTGCAGGGGATTCGTTTCTGATTCATCCGGGTCAGCTGGTCAGCTATGTATCGGATCGACAGCAGCCGTGGCATTATCATTGGGTTGCTTTTGCTGGTCAACAGGCGGATGAATTGGTCAAGCAGGCAGGCTTCCGTGCCAGCTTACCTGTTGCACGAACCGCTACCTCCAATGATCAGAATGGCAGCAGCATCCGTCAATATTTGCAGCAGATGCTGCAAGCCTTTTACACGCAAAAGGAAAGCTCCGATCTGGCTTCGCTCGGCTATCTGCATCTGATTATGGCGGAAGCGGGCGAGCTGCTGACACGCGAAGCGGCATTGCCCGGCGCAGAATCCATTACACGGCGTACGGTCAAGCAAATGATTCACTATATGTCTAGTCAGTATGCGCATCCGGTCTCGATTGAAGATATGTGCAGCAGCATCGGCTACAACAGGGCGTATCTTTCGCGTATTTTCAAAAAGGAAACGGGAATGACACCTGTGACCTATCTGCTCAAGCTGCGGATCGATAAGGCGCGTCAACTGCTGCGCGAACGACCGGAGCTATCCACCCAGCAGATCGCCGCATCGGTTGGGCTAACAGATGCGCTGTACTTTTCCAAGCAATTCCGACGCTTCTACGAAGTGTCGCCTAGCCAATATCGTGCCTCGATTCATCCGCCGGAAAGGTAG